From Micromonospora rifamycinica, a single genomic window includes:
- the rplI gene encoding 50S ribosomal protein L9, whose amino-acid sequence MKIILTQEVSGLGAPGDIVEVKNGYGRNYLLPQGFAISWTKGAEKQVTVIKRARSAREIRDLGHATEVKDQLEGLKVSLKVRAGDGGRLFGSVTPAEVVDAVKAAGGPVLDRRRLEMPGHIKSTGSYPVRVKLHPEVSAKFDLNVVQG is encoded by the coding sequence ATGAAGATCATCCTGACCCAGGAAGTTTCCGGTCTCGGTGCCCCCGGCGACATCGTCGAGGTCAAGAACGGCTACGGCCGTAACTACCTGCTGCCGCAGGGCTTCGCGATCAGCTGGACCAAGGGTGCGGAGAAGCAGGTCACCGTCATCAAGCGGGCGCGTTCCGCCCGTGAGATCCGGGACCTGGGCCACGCCACCGAGGTCAAGGACCAGCTTGAGGGCCTGAAGGTCAGCCTGAAGGTCCGCGCCGGTGACGGTGGCCGGCTCTTCGGCTCGGTCACCCCGGCCGAGGTCGTCGACGCCGTCAAGGCGGCCGGTGGCCCGGTCCTCGACCGTCGTCGGCTGGAGATGCCCGGTCACATCAAGTCGACCGGCTCCTACCCGGTGCGGGTCAAGCTGCACCCCGAGGTGTCCGCCAAGTTCGACCTCAACGTCGTCCAGGGCTGA
- a CDS encoding transglycosylase domain-containing protein produces the protein MNSYGDPSSPRARAQVPGSNGGPGPGADDAYPRHSGAAPAGRASVGGAAPSGRASAAVPPPRATGGAAGSASVGRAGSGRASVPVSPAGPGRASVPVSPASSASGWGGGGRASVPVSPAGGPAGRASVGTASAGRASVGAASVGSAGRASVARAGVAQVGGPGGPGGPNGPGRGYGGGAGGGRGRGPGDPDALARAKRRKRINLLIAGFAVFIMLAGLGVVGFTYYSTTVVLPNQIKLPLATTIYASDNKTVIAKVGEQNRTFVSINQIPQHMRDAVAAAEDKNFYEHAGVDYKGIARAAWNNLSNGDKQGASTITQQYARNAYENLQDDSYARKVKEAIVASKLNDQFTKEQIMEHYLNTIYFGRNAYGIEAAAQTYFGKSVSKVDVAEAAVLAALIKQPEPSSTHKGFDPALNPTDAKDRWDYVIKNMIEMHWVDAPGRPAHPTEYPTKTLQTPKESRSGVKFGVNTPIGNVINYVSAEMREKKLCTDNDAEVTERKPRCSAMLREGGYRIRTTIDNKVQKAVTSAAQRSTKGSELDGARKNLMAAVVSIDPRNGRVLGYYGGDDGTGTDYAGTNTDTNGNVTGGHSPGSSFKIYTLAAALEAGKSVESRWKGRAFTPEGVKFRVSNAGTDNPSCGDSCTLRESTLKSLNVPFYHVSLDIGPDKIVDMAAKAGVGMMWQTNVSPPKGHDLTKEKAADLAPDPFYHVVAYGQYPITVLDHANGIATFANKGIYNKAHFLISAEKQNKETGKWEKLGGEQLKPQKRINPDVVADVTDVLKDYPGRINHTLADGRKATAKTGTWELKEGTTQNGDAWTIGYTPQLATAVWVGNKGKREAIRLNNGDNISGATMPGEIWERVMNGALKGEDKLDFPPAAKVGDPESGNGTPPPPPPPPPNQNGQNCAPADLLCQLGGGNQGGNQGGNQGGNQGGNQGGNQGGNQGGNQGGNPPLPPNQNLPGQNGGNGGGILPTPRTRE, from the coding sequence ATGAACTCGTACGGCGATCCCAGTTCCCCGCGTGCGCGGGCCCAGGTACCGGGTTCGAACGGCGGCCCCGGACCGGGGGCGGACGACGCGTACCCCCGGCACTCCGGTGCGGCCCCGGCCGGCCGGGCGTCGGTCGGCGGTGCCGCGCCCAGCGGGCGGGCCTCGGCGGCGGTGCCCCCGCCGCGCGCGACGGGCGGTGCGGCCGGCTCGGCCTCGGTCGGCCGGGCCGGCTCGGGTCGCGCCTCGGTGCCGGTCTCCCCGGCCGGGCCGGGCCGGGCCTCCGTGCCGGTCTCCCCGGCGTCGTCGGCGTCGGGGTGGGGCGGCGGTGGCCGGGCCTCGGTGCCGGTCTCCCCGGCGGGCGGACCGGCCGGTCGGGCCAGTGTCGGGACGGCTTCCGCCGGCCGGGCCAGCGTCGGCGCGGCGTCGGTCGGCTCCGCTGGCCGGGCCTCGGTGGCCCGGGCCGGCGTGGCGCAGGTCGGCGGGCCGGGTGGGCCGGGCGGCCCGAACGGGCCGGGTCGTGGCTACGGCGGCGGTGCCGGCGGCGGGCGTGGACGCGGGCCGGGTGACCCGGACGCGCTGGCGCGGGCCAAGCGGCGTAAGCGGATCAACCTGCTGATCGCCGGCTTCGCGGTCTTCATCATGCTCGCCGGTCTCGGCGTGGTCGGCTTCACCTACTACTCCACCACCGTGGTGCTGCCCAACCAGATCAAGCTGCCGCTCGCCACCACCATCTACGCCAGCGACAACAAGACGGTCATCGCCAAGGTCGGCGAGCAGAACCGCACCTTCGTCTCGATCAACCAGATCCCGCAGCACATGCGGGACGCGGTGGCGGCGGCGGAGGACAAGAACTTCTACGAGCACGCCGGTGTCGACTACAAGGGCATCGCCCGCGCCGCCTGGAACAACCTCTCCAACGGCGACAAGCAGGGTGCCTCGACGATCACCCAGCAGTACGCCCGCAACGCCTACGAGAACCTCCAGGACGACTCGTACGCGCGGAAGGTCAAGGAGGCGATCGTCGCCTCCAAGCTCAATGATCAGTTCACCAAGGAACAGATCATGGAGCACTACCTCAACACCATCTACTTCGGTCGCAACGCGTACGGCATCGAGGCGGCGGCGCAGACGTACTTCGGCAAGTCGGTCTCGAAGGTCGACGTGGCCGAGGCCGCCGTGCTCGCCGCGCTGATCAAGCAGCCGGAGCCGAGCAGCACCCACAAGGGTTTCGACCCGGCGCTCAACCCGACGGACGCCAAGGACCGGTGGGACTACGTCATCAAGAACATGATCGAGATGCACTGGGTCGACGCCCCCGGCCGACCGGCGCATCCGACGGAGTACCCGACCAAGACCCTGCAGACTCCCAAGGAGTCCCGCTCCGGCGTCAAGTTCGGGGTCAACACCCCGATCGGCAACGTGATCAACTACGTGTCGGCGGAGATGCGGGAGAAGAAGCTCTGCACCGACAACGACGCCGAGGTGACCGAGCGCAAGCCGCGCTGTTCGGCGATGCTCCGCGAGGGTGGTTACCGGATCCGGACCACCATCGACAACAAGGTGCAGAAGGCCGTCACCAGCGCCGCCCAGCGCAGCACCAAGGGTTCCGAGCTGGACGGCGCCCGCAAGAACCTGATGGCCGCAGTGGTCTCCATCGACCCGCGCAACGGCCGGGTGCTCGGCTACTACGGCGGGGACGACGGCACCGGCACCGACTACGCCGGCACGAATACCGACACGAACGGCAACGTCACCGGCGGTCACTCGCCCGGCTCCAGTTTCAAGATCTACACGTTGGCGGCGGCGCTGGAGGCCGGCAAGTCCGTCGAGTCGCGTTGGAAGGGGCGGGCCTTCACCCCGGAGGGCGTGAAGTTCCGGGTCAGCAACGCCGGCACCGACAATCCCAGCTGTGGTGACTCCTGCACGCTGCGGGAGTCCACGTTGAAGTCGCTGAACGTGCCGTTCTACCACGTCAGCCTGGACATCGGCCCCGACAAGATCGTCGACATGGCGGCCAAGGCCGGCGTCGGCATGATGTGGCAGACCAACGTGAGCCCGCCCAAGGGGCACGACCTGACCAAGGAGAAGGCCGCCGACCTGGCGCCCGATCCCTTCTACCACGTGGTCGCCTACGGTCAGTACCCGATCACCGTGCTGGACCACGCCAACGGCATCGCCACCTTCGCCAACAAGGGCATCTACAACAAGGCGCACTTCCTGATCTCCGCCGAGAAGCAGAACAAGGAGACCGGCAAGTGGGAGAAGCTCGGTGGCGAGCAGCTCAAGCCGCAGAAGCGGATCAACCCGGACGTGGTCGCCGACGTGACCGACGTGCTGAAAGACTACCCGGGCCGGATCAACCACACCCTGGCCGACGGCCGGAAGGCGACCGCCAAGACCGGCACCTGGGAGCTCAAGGAGGGCACCACCCAGAACGGTGACGCCTGGACCATCGGCTACACCCCGCAGCTCGCCACCGCCGTCTGGGTGGGCAACAAGGGCAAACGGGAAGCGATCAGGCTGAACAACGGCGACAACATCAGCGGTGCCACCATGCCCGGCGAGATCTGGGAACGGGTGATGAACGGCGCGCTCAAGGGCGAGGACAAGCTGGACTTCCCGCCGGCAGCGAAGGTCGGCGACCCGGAGTCCGGCAACGGCACCCCGCCCCCGCCCCCGCCCCCGCCGCCGAACCAGAACGGGCAGAACTGCGCCCCCGCCGACCTGCTCTGCCAACTCGGTGGCGGCAACCAGGGTGGAAACCAGGGCGGCAACCAGGGTGGAAACCAAGGCGGCAACCAGGGTGGAAACCAAGGCGGCAACCAGGGTGGCAACCAGGGCGGCAATCCGCCGCTCCCGCCCAACCAGAATCTCCCCGGCCAGAACGGGGGGAACGGCGGCGGCATCCTGCCCACCCCACGCACCCGGGAGTGA
- a CDS encoding single-stranded DNA-binding protein: MCEEMVMAGDTTITVIGNLTDDPELRFTPSGAAVAKFRVASTPRFMDKTTNEWKDGEPLFLACTVWRQAAEHVAESLQRGARVIVSGRLRQRSYETREGEKRTVIELEVDEIGPSLRYATAKVQKMSRSGGGGGGFGSGGGGNQGGGGGNFDDPWASAAPAPSSRGGSGANFDEEPPF; this comes from the coding sequence GTGTGCGAGGAGATGGTCATGGCAGGAGACACCACCATCACGGTCATCGGCAATCTGACCGATGACCCCGAGTTGCGGTTCACCCCGTCCGGTGCGGCGGTCGCCAAGTTCCGGGTCGCTTCGACGCCCCGGTTCATGGACAAGACCACCAACGAATGGAAGGACGGCGAGCCGCTCTTCCTGGCCTGCACCGTGTGGCGGCAGGCGGCGGAGCACGTCGCCGAGTCGCTCCAGCGCGGCGCCCGCGTGATCGTCTCGGGTCGGCTGCGCCAGCGGTCGTACGAGACCCGCGAGGGCGAGAAGCGCACCGTCATCGAGCTCGAGGTCGACGAGATCGGCCCGTCGCTGCGCTACGCCACGGCGAAGGTGCAGAAGATGTCGCGCTCCGGTGGCGGCGGCGGTGGCTTCGGCTCCGGTGGCGGTGGCAACCAGGGCGGCGGCGGAGGCAACTTCGACGACCCCTGGGCCTCTGCTGCGCCGGCCCCCTCCTCGCGCGGTGGTTCGGGCGCCAATTTTGATGAGGAGCCACCGTTCTAA
- the rpsR gene encoding 30S ribosomal protein S18: protein MAKAAALRKPKKKVNPLDKDGITYIDYKDTALLRKFISDRGKIRARRVTGVTSQQQRQIARAVKNAREMALLPYTATAR from the coding sequence ATGGCCAAGGCTGCGGCACTTCGCAAACCAAAGAAGAAGGTGAACCCGCTCGACAAGGACGGGATCACCTACATCGATTACAAGGACACCGCGCTGCTGCGCAAGTTCATCTCCGACCGCGGCAAGATCCGCGCTCGGCGGGTGACCGGCGTCACCTCGCAGCAGCAGCGGCAGATCGCCCGTGCGGTCAAGAACGCCCGTGAGATGGCGCTCCTGCCGTACACCGCCACGGCCCGCTGA
- the rpsF gene encoding 30S ribosomal protein S6, translated as MRHYEVMVILDSSLEERTVAPSLDTYLNVIRTAGGSVEKTDVWGRRRLAYEINKKAEGIYAVIDLQATPEAVAELDRQLRLNESVLRTKVIRPEMR; from the coding sequence TTGCGTCATTACGAAGTCATGGTGATCCTCGACTCCAGCCTTGAGGAACGCACCGTCGCACCCTCGCTCGACACGTACCTGAACGTGATCCGGACCGCGGGTGGCTCGGTCGAGAAGACCGACGTGTGGGGCCGCCGGCGCCTCGCGTACGAGATCAACAAGAAGGCCGAGGGCATCTACGCCGTCATCGACCTTCAGGCGACGCCGGAGGCGGTGGCCGAACTCGACCGCCAGCTGCGGCTCAACGAGTCCGTGCTGCGCACCAAGGTCATCCGTCCGGAGATGCGCTAA
- a CDS encoding glycosyltransferase family 87 protein, translating into MSNQPTAGIDDAGTSDHPSRSDGFVRGAAEAIGGPLGDHAVALDRPAGRESRFWTAARIVLALACLTLALHWVQKAPCQNGAWQNNIQYTRMCYTDVLALYYAEGLHEGKVPYRDHPVEYPVLTGYMMGALGLPVHALGVDDPTINQGRWFYNANALALSALAVATAAVILSLRRRRPWDAALFALAPALFLTATVNWDFLAIGLAALGLAAWAKRQPVLAGVLLGLGGAAKMWPLFLFGPILILALRAGRLRAALTATATGAVALVAVNLPTAIRYPDNWGRFFELNTTRPIDWGTLWYIGRYLDGKVNTGGPGDQGPFQWLNANIPTLNNLSYALFGLACVGVAVLALRAPRRPRLAQLAFLVVAAFLIFSKVWSQQFVLWLLPLAVLARPRWGAFLAWQLAEVCYFAAFYGELLGSATSRPVFPEGVFVLASSLRLGTVVVLCVLIVKDILHPERDAVRQTYADDPDGGVLDGSPDAPWLARLRRKAPTPEPEPTPTPA; encoded by the coding sequence ATGAGCAACCAGCCGACGGCCGGCATCGACGACGCCGGGACCAGTGACCACCCGTCCCGATCGGACGGCTTCGTCCGGGGCGCCGCCGAGGCGATCGGCGGGCCGCTCGGCGACCACGCCGTCGCCCTGGACCGGCCCGCCGGTCGGGAGAGCCGGTTCTGGACGGCGGCCCGGATCGTGCTGGCGCTGGCCTGTCTGACCCTGGCCCTGCACTGGGTGCAGAAGGCGCCCTGCCAGAACGGCGCCTGGCAGAACAACATCCAGTACACCCGGATGTGCTACACCGACGTGCTGGCCCTCTACTACGCCGAGGGCCTGCACGAGGGCAAGGTCCCCTACCGGGACCACCCGGTCGAGTACCCGGTGCTCACCGGCTACATGATGGGTGCGCTCGGTCTGCCGGTGCACGCTCTCGGCGTCGACGACCCGACGATCAACCAGGGGCGGTGGTTCTACAACGCCAACGCGTTGGCCCTCAGCGCGCTCGCGGTCGCCACCGCCGCGGTCATCCTCTCCCTGCGTCGCCGACGACCCTGGGACGCGGCACTCTTCGCCCTGGCCCCGGCACTGTTCCTCACCGCCACCGTCAACTGGGACTTCCTCGCCATCGGGCTGGCCGCGCTCGGGCTGGCCGCCTGGGCGAAACGACAACCCGTCCTGGCCGGGGTCCTGCTCGGCCTGGGTGGCGCGGCGAAGATGTGGCCACTGTTCCTGTTCGGCCCGATCCTGATCCTCGCGTTGCGCGCGGGCCGGCTGCGGGCCGCGTTGACCGCCACCGCGACCGGCGCGGTCGCGCTGGTCGCGGTGAACCTGCCCACCGCGATCCGCTACCCCGACAACTGGGGGCGGTTCTTCGAACTGAACACCACCCGACCCATCGACTGGGGCACGCTCTGGTACATCGGGCGGTATCTCGACGGCAAGGTGAACACCGGCGGCCCCGGCGACCAGGGTCCGTTCCAGTGGCTGAACGCCAACATCCCGACCCTCAACAACCTGTCGTACGCCCTGTTCGGGCTGGCCTGCGTCGGCGTGGCCGTACTGGCCCTGCGGGCACCCCGCCGGCCCCGGCTGGCCCAGCTCGCCTTCCTGGTGGTGGCGGCCTTCCTGATCTTCAGCAAGGTCTGGTCCCAGCAGTTCGTGCTCTGGCTGCTGCCGCTGGCGGTGCTCGCCCGACCGCGGTGGGGCGCCTTCCTCGCCTGGCAGCTCGCCGAGGTGTGCTACTTCGCCGCGTTCTACGGCGAGCTGCTCGGCTCGGCCACCAGCCGCCCGGTCTTCCCCGAGGGGGTCTTCGTGCTCGCCTCGTCGCTGCGGCTCGGCACGGTGGTGGTGCTCTGTGTCCTGATCGTCAAGGACATCCTGCACCCGGAGCGCGACGCGGTCCGGCAGACCTACGCCGACGACCCCGACGGCGGCGTCCTGGACGGTTCCCCCGACGCCCCCTGGCTGGCCAGACTCCGCCGCAAAGCCCCCACCCCCGAACCCGAACCAACCCCCACCCCCGCCTGA
- a CDS encoding deoxyribonuclease IV, which translates to MRIGAHVDQADPLAEATSRAAEAVQFFLSDPQGWKAPKPREDADRLRAADVDLYVHAPYVINVATLNNRIRIPSRKLLLGHATAAAQLDARGLIVHGGHVNAGDDLAVGFDNWRKTFAYAADSGGFPVPVLIENTAGGDNACARRLDALARLWDALGDYEVGFCLDTCHAYAGGEELLDLVDRVKAVTGRIDLVHANNSKGGFNSGQDRHDNFDSGVIDPELLVAVIRAADAPVIVETPGGPAGQGADIAFLREQLGTGA; encoded by the coding sequence ATGCGTATCGGAGCCCACGTCGACCAGGCCGACCCGCTGGCAGAGGCAACCAGCCGCGCCGCCGAGGCGGTGCAGTTCTTCCTCTCCGACCCGCAGGGCTGGAAGGCCCCGAAACCCCGGGAGGACGCCGACCGGTTGCGCGCCGCCGACGTCGACCTCTACGTCCACGCCCCGTACGTCATCAACGTGGCCACCCTGAACAACCGGATCCGCATCCCCAGCCGCAAGCTGCTGCTCGGCCACGCCACCGCGGCGGCCCAGCTCGACGCCCGGGGGCTGATCGTGCACGGCGGTCACGTCAACGCCGGTGACGACCTCGCGGTCGGCTTCGACAACTGGCGCAAGACCTTCGCGTACGCGGCCGACTCCGGCGGCTTCCCCGTCCCGGTCCTGATCGAGAACACGGCCGGCGGCGACAACGCCTGCGCCCGCCGGCTCGACGCGCTGGCCCGGCTCTGGGACGCGCTCGGCGACTACGAGGTGGGCTTCTGCCTCGACACCTGCCACGCGTACGCCGGCGGTGAGGAGCTGCTCGACCTGGTCGACCGGGTGAAGGCGGTCACCGGCCGGATCGACCTGGTGCACGCGAACAACTCCAAGGGCGGGTTCAACTCCGGACAGGACCGGCACGACAACTTCGACAGCGGGGTCATCGACCCGGAGCTGCTGGTGGCGGTGATCCGGGCGGCCGACGCCCCGGTCATCGTGGAGACCCCCGGCGGACCGGCCGGTCAGGGGGCGGACATCGCCTTCCTCCGCGAGCAGCTCGGCACGGGGGCCTGA